The following coding sequences lie in one Silene latifolia isolate original U9 population chromosome 5, ASM4854445v1, whole genome shotgun sequence genomic window:
- the LOC141657410 gene encoding RING-H2 finger protein ATL33-like: MSPYSFLIMLLIMVMLPTLLYTFFFLINCPPTPCTFFRRRSVNSGDLEIARSKLDDQVNNEERNVKKDMELIIMSSELGKEEECPVCLSIFVDGEELRQLKTCKHLFHKGCIDKWLSTHFNCPICRAFIITHFKSKPKGIRVLGSTDVGRSDLWQGLPDSSGLV; the protein is encoded by the coding sequence ATGTCACCTTATAGCTTCTTAATCATGCTACTAATCATGGTCATGCTACCAACCCTACTATACACCTTCTTCTTCCTAATCAATTGTCCACCAACCCCATGCACCTTCTTTCGACGTCGGTCCGTAAACTCTGGGGATTTGGAAATAGCAAGGTCCAAATTGGATGATCAAGTTAATAATGAAGAAAGAAATGTTAAGAAAGATATGGAGTTGATAATAATGAGCTCGGAATTGGGAAAAGAAGAAGAGTGCCCTGTTTGTTTATCAATTTTTGTAGATGGTGAAGAGTTAAGACAACTCAAAACATGTAAGCATTTGTTTCACAAGGGTTGCATAGATAAATGGCTTTCTACACATTTTAATTGTCCAATTTGTAGGGCATTTATTATTACTCATTTCAAGTCTAAGCCGAAAGGAATTCGTGTTTTGGGATCAACAGATGTTGGTAGGAGTGATCTATGGCAAGGTTTGCCTGATTCTTCTGGCTTGGTTTAA